In Streptomyces chartreusis, the following proteins share a genomic window:
- the pepN gene encoding aminopeptidase N, whose amino-acid sequence MPGTNLTREEAQQRAKLLTVDSYEIDLDLSGAQEGGTYRSVTTVRFDVAESGADSFIDLVAPTVHEVTLNGDALDAAEVFADSRIALPGLLQGRNVLRVVADCAYTNTGEGLHRFVDPVDQQAYLYTQFEVPDARRVFASFEQPDLKATFQFTVQAPEGWTVISNSPTPEPKDNVWSFEPTPRISTYITALIVGPYHSVHSVYEKDGQSVPLGIYCRPSLAEFLDSDAIFEVTRQGFEWFQEKFDYAYPFKKYDQLFVPEFNAGAMENAGAVTIRDQYVFRSKVTDAAYLGRAETILHELAHMWFGDLVTMEWWNDLWLNESFATYTSIACQAHAPGTRWPQAWTTFANQMKTWAYRQDQLPSTHPIMAEIRDLDDVLVNFDGITYAKGASVLKQLVAYVGQDEFFKGVQAYFKRHAFGNTRLTDLLGALEETSGRDLKTWSKQWLQTAGINILRPEIATDADGVITSFAIRQEAPALPAGAQGEPTLRPHRIAVGLYNLDETSGKLLRDERIELDVDGELTPVQQLVGTRRPDVILLNDDDLSYAKVRLDEQSLAVVTEHLGDFEASLPRALCWASSWDMTRDAELATRDYLSLVLSGIGKESDIGVVQSLQRQVKLAIELYAAPATREALLTRWTDATLAHLRAAEPGSDHQLAWARAFAAAARTPEQLDLLDALLDGSQTIEGLAVDTELRWAFVQRLAAVGRFDETEIAGEYERDRTAAGERHAATARAGRPTAEAKAEAWASVVESDKLPNAVQEAVIGGFVQTDQRELLAAYTDKYFEVVKGVWDSRSHEIAQQIAVGLYPALQISEETLRKTDEWLSAAQPNAALRRLVSESRAGVERALRAQEADAAAE is encoded by the coding sequence GTGCCTGGCACAAACCTGACTCGCGAAGAGGCGCAGCAGCGGGCGAAGCTGCTCACCGTTGACTCGTACGAGATCGATCTCGACCTCTCCGGCGCGCAGGAGGGCGGCACCTACCGGTCCGTGACCACGGTGCGCTTCGACGTCGCTGAGAGCGGCGCCGACTCCTTCATCGACCTCGTGGCTCCGACCGTCCACGAGGTGACCCTCAACGGCGACGCGCTGGACGCCGCCGAGGTCTTCGCCGACTCCCGGATCGCCCTGCCCGGCCTGCTCCAGGGCCGCAACGTCCTGCGGGTGGTCGCCGACTGCGCGTACACCAACACCGGTGAGGGCCTGCACCGCTTCGTCGACCCCGTCGACCAGCAGGCGTACCTGTACACCCAGTTCGAGGTGCCCGACGCCCGGCGCGTCTTCGCCTCGTTCGAACAGCCCGACCTGAAGGCCACCTTCCAGTTCACCGTGCAGGCGCCGGAGGGCTGGACGGTCATCTCCAACTCGCCCACCCCGGAGCCCAAGGACAACGTCTGGTCCTTCGAGCCGACGCCGCGCATCTCGACGTACATCACCGCGCTCATCGTCGGCCCGTACCACTCCGTGCACAGCGTGTACGAGAAGGACGGCCAGAGCGTGCCGCTGGGCATCTACTGCCGTCCGTCGCTGGCCGAGTTCCTGGACTCGGACGCGATCTTCGAGGTGACCCGGCAGGGCTTCGAGTGGTTCCAGGAGAAGTTCGACTACGCGTACCCGTTCAAGAAGTACGACCAGCTGTTCGTGCCGGAGTTCAACGCGGGCGCGATGGAGAACGCGGGCGCGGTGACCATCCGCGACCAGTACGTGTTCCGCTCGAAGGTGACGGACGCGGCGTACCTGGGCCGCGCGGAGACCATCCTGCACGAGCTGGCCCACATGTGGTTCGGCGACCTGGTCACCATGGAGTGGTGGAACGACCTGTGGCTGAACGAGTCGTTCGCCACGTACACCTCCATCGCCTGCCAGGCGCACGCTCCGGGGACGCGCTGGCCGCAGGCGTGGACGACGTTCGCGAACCAGATGAAGACGTGGGCGTACCGGCAGGACCAGCTGCCCTCGACGCACCCGATCATGGCGGAGATCCGCGACCTGGACGACGTGCTCGTCAACTTCGACGGCATCACGTACGCCAAGGGCGCCTCCGTGCTCAAGCAGCTCGTGGCGTACGTCGGCCAGGACGAGTTCTTCAAGGGCGTGCAGGCGTACTTCAAGCGGCACGCGTTCGGCAACACGCGCCTGACCGACCTGCTGGGCGCCCTGGAGGAGACCTCCGGCCGTGACCTGAAGACCTGGTCGAAGCAGTGGCTGCAGACCGCGGGCATCAACATCCTGCGGCCCGAGATCGCCACGGACGCCGACGGTGTGATCACGTCCTTCGCGATCCGCCAGGAGGCCCCGGCCCTGCCGGCGGGCGCCCAGGGCGAGCCGACGCTGCGCCCGCACCGCATCGCGGTGGGCCTGTACAACCTGGACGAGACCTCCGGGAAGCTGCTGCGCGACGAGCGCATCGAGCTGGACGTCGACGGTGAACTGACCCCCGTGCAGCAGCTCGTGGGCACCCGCCGCCCGGACGTCATCCTGCTCAACGACGACGACCTGTCGTACGCGAAGGTCCGTCTGGACGAGCAGTCCCTCGCCGTCGTCACCGAGCACCTGGGCGACTTCGAGGCGTCGCTGCCGCGGGCCCTGTGCTGGGCGTCGTCGTGGGACATGACGCGGGACGCCGAGCTCGCCACCCGCGACTACCTCTCGCTGGTCCTGTCGGGCATCGGCAAGGAGTCCGACATCGGTGTCGTGCAGTCGCTCCAGCGGCAGGTGAAGCTGGCGATCGAGCTGTACGCCGCTCCCGCCACCCGGGAGGCCCTGCTGACCCGCTGGACGGACGCCACGCTGGCGCACCTGCGGGCGGCGGAGCCTGGCAGCGACCACCAGCTGGCGTGGGCGCGCGCGTTCGCCGCGGCGGCCCGGACGCCGGAGCAGCTGGACCTGCTGGACGCGCTCCTGGACGGCTCCCAGACGATCGAGGGCCTGGCCGTCGACACGGAGCTGCGCTGGGCGTTCGTGCAGCGTCTCGCGGCGGTGGGCCGCTTCGACGAGACGGAGATCGCCGGCGAGTACGAGCGGGACAGGACCGCCGCCGGTGAGCGGCACGCCGCCACCGCCCGTGCCGGCCGCCCGACCGCCGAGGCGAAGGCCGAGGCGTGGGCGTCGGTCGTCGAGTCCGACAAGCTCCCGAACGCCGTGCAGGAAGCGGTGATCGGCGGCTTCGTGCAGACCGACCAGCGTGAACTGCTCGCCGCCTACACCGACAAGTACTTCGAGGTGGTCAAGGGCGTGTGGGACTCCCGCTCCCACGAGATCGCCCAGCAGATCGCCGTCGGCCTGTACCCGGCGCTGCAGATCTCCGAGGAGACCCTGCGCAAGACGGACGAGTGGCTGTCGGCGGCACAGCCGAACGCGGCCCTGCGCCGTCTGGTCTCGGAGTCCCGCGCGGGCGTCGAGCGCGCGCTGCGGGCACAGGAGGCGGACGCGGCCGCGGAGTGA
- a CDS encoding DUF1203 domain-containing protein, translating to MTIRRAHPIDPAALKELRTADDAGRRMRPVTDEEGGAPLRCCLRRSAPGERIALVSYAPLRRWAAGTGVDPEAYDEQGPVFIHAEECGGPDGHGLPFANAHRTVRRYSADGRILGGRLVESGAFEDAFTAAFADPEVALLHVRAVEYGCFLYEVRRPR from the coding sequence ATGACGATCCGCCGTGCACACCCCATCGATCCGGCCGCCCTCAAGGAGCTGCGCACCGCCGACGACGCGGGCCGCCGCATGCGTCCCGTGACCGACGAGGAAGGCGGCGCGCCCCTGCGCTGCTGTCTTCGCCGCAGCGCCCCCGGCGAGCGCATCGCCCTCGTCTCGTACGCTCCCCTGCGCCGCTGGGCGGCCGGTACGGGCGTCGATCCCGAGGCGTACGACGAGCAGGGCCCGGTGTTCATCCACGCCGAGGAATGCGGGGGACCCGACGGGCACGGCCTGCCCTTCGCGAACGCCCACCGCACGGTGCGCCGCTACTCGGCCGACGGCCGCATCCTCGGCGGCCGGCTCGTGGAGTCGGGGGCCTTCGAGGACGCGTTCACGGCGGCGTTCGCCGACCCCGAGGTGGCGCTGCTGCACGTCAGGGCCGTGGAGTACGGGTGCTTCCTGTACGAGGTGCGCCGGCCCCGCTGA
- a CDS encoding aspartate-semialdehyde dehydrogenase, whose product MRVGIVGATGQVGTVMRRILKERDFPVTELRLFASARSAGSVLDGVTVEDAATADYSGLDIVLFSAGGSTSKALAEKVASQGAVVIDNSSAWRRDPEVPLVVSEVNPHAIADRPKGIIANPNCTTMAAMPVLKPLHAEAGLEALVVATYQAVSGSGLAGVDELFEQVKKVGDDAPKLTHDGSAAEFPAPNKYVAPIAYNVLPLAGSIVDDGLNETDEEQKLRHESRKILEIPGLKVSGTCVRVPVFSGHSLQVNARFARPISAERAKELLAGAPGVALSDVPTPLQAAGQDPSYVGRIRADETVEHGIALFVSNDNLRKGAALNAVQIAELVAAELKG is encoded by the coding sequence GTGAGGGTCGGAATCGTCGGAGCCACCGGTCAGGTCGGCACGGTCATGCGCAGGATCCTCAAGGAGCGCGACTTCCCGGTCACCGAGCTGCGGCTGTTCGCCTCGGCCCGCTCGGCGGGCTCGGTCCTGGACGGCGTGACGGTGGAGGACGCGGCCACCGCCGACTACTCCGGCCTCGACATCGTGCTGTTCTCCGCGGGCGGCTCCACGTCGAAGGCGCTGGCGGAGAAGGTCGCCTCGCAGGGCGCCGTGGTGATCGACAACTCCTCCGCGTGGCGCCGCGACCCCGAGGTCCCGCTGGTCGTCTCCGAGGTGAACCCGCACGCGATCGCCGACCGTCCCAAGGGCATCATCGCCAACCCGAACTGCACCACGATGGCCGCGATGCCGGTGCTGAAGCCGCTGCACGCCGAGGCCGGCCTCGAAGCGCTCGTGGTCGCCACCTACCAGGCCGTCTCCGGCTCCGGCCTGGCCGGTGTGGACGAGCTGTTCGAGCAGGTCAAGAAGGTCGGCGACGACGCGCCGAAGCTGACCCACGACGGCTCGGCGGCGGAGTTCCCCGCCCCGAACAAGTACGTGGCGCCGATCGCGTACAACGTCCTGCCGCTGGCCGGTTCCATCGTCGACGACGGCCTGAACGAGACCGACGAGGAGCAGAAGCTCCGCCACGAGTCCCGCAAGATCCTGGAGATCCCCGGTCTGAAGGTCTCCGGCACCTGCGTCCGGGTCCCGGTCTTCTCCGGCCACTCCCTCCAGGTCAACGCCCGCTTCGCCCGCCCGATCAGCGCGGAGCGCGCCAAGGAGCTGCTGGCCGGCGCCCCCGGCGTGGCCCTCAGCGACGTCCCCACCCCGCTCCAGGCGGCCGGCCAGGACCCGTCCTACGTGGGCCGTATCCGCGCCGACGAGACGGTCGAGCACGGCATCGCGCTGTTCGTCTCCAACGACAACCTCCGCAAGGGCGCCGCGCTGAACGCGGTGCAGATCGCGGAGCTGGTGGCGGCCGAGCTGAAGGGCTGA
- a CDS encoding RNA polymerase sigma factor, protein MLRRKARRAQEDDHTDPLDAAQERRVRAVLALGGVPQTDLPDGVQQVRLRLLERAASGREAPRDVSAWAAVVASNLAMDWHRAKKRQERLGERLASLRQTEHPSGEDSSLLSLAVARGLDELPDAQRQVLVLRFYGDLPVRDIAAELGIPEGTVKSRLHTAVRALRARLHEDEVV, encoded by the coding sequence GTGCTGCGCAGAAAGGCCCGCCGTGCCCAGGAGGACGATCACACCGATCCCCTGGACGCGGCCCAGGAGCGTCGGGTGCGGGCGGTGCTCGCGCTCGGCGGGGTGCCGCAGACGGACCTGCCGGACGGGGTACAGCAGGTCCGGCTGCGGTTGCTCGAACGGGCCGCGAGCGGACGCGAGGCGCCGCGGGACGTGTCGGCGTGGGCGGCGGTCGTCGCCTCCAACCTCGCCATGGACTGGCACCGGGCCAAGAAGCGCCAGGAACGCCTCGGCGAACGGCTGGCCTCCCTGCGCCAGACGGAGCACCCCTCCGGCGAGGACTCCAGCCTGCTCTCCCTCGCCGTGGCCCGGGGCCTGGACGAGCTGCCCGACGCCCAGCGTCAGGTCCTCGTGCTGCGCTTCTACGGCGATCTCCCGGTGCGCGACATAGCCGCGGAGCTCGGCATCCCCGAGGGCACGGTCAAGAGCAGGCTGCACACGGCGGTACGGGCCCTGCGCGCCCGCCTGCACGAGGACGAGGTGGTGTGA